One Elephas maximus indicus isolate mEleMax1 chromosome X, mEleMax1 primary haplotype, whole genome shotgun sequence DNA segment encodes these proteins:
- the MTCP1 gene encoding protein p13 MTCP-1 → MAGEDVGAPPDHLWVHQEGIYRDEYQRTWVAVLEEETSFLRARVQQVQVPLGDAARPSHLLTSQLPLMWQLYPEERYMDNNSRLWQIQHHLMVRGVQELLLKLLPDD, encoded by the exons ATGGCAGGAGAGGATGTGGGGGCTCCACCCGATCACCTCTGGGTTCACCAAGAGGGTATCTACCGCGATGAATACCAGCGCACGTGGGTTGCTGTCCTGGAAGAG GAGACAAGTTTCCTAAGAGCACGAGTCCAGCAAGTTCAGGTTCCCTTAGGTGACGCAGCTAGGCCAAGTCACCTCCTGACCTCCCAGCTACCTCTCATGTGGCAACTCTATCCCGAGGAGCGCTACATGGATAACAACTCTCGCTTGTGGCAGATACAGCATCATTTAATG GTCAGGGGAGTACAGGAGCTGTTGCTCAAGCTTTTGCCTGATGATTAA